CAGGAAGATGAAAGCTATGCTCTCGTAAATATGCCTCCAAAACGTCGATAGGAGTCCCCGCCTGTGAGGAAGCCGCCTCATCGCGATCAAGATACGTCACCAACGCCTGCGAAGACTCGGCCAAACGTACGGAATCCTCATAGAGGTTGCGCTGAAAACGTGTGCGCCACGCCTGCTCCATGTCTTGCGGATCGGCCAGAATAGCCGCAGTGGAACGGATAGCAGTCACGGTTGAGAGAACTTCATGCAGCGCCCCCGAGAGAATAGGATCATGTGCAAGCCGATCCGTCAGGGCCTCGACTTGGCGCTCCAACGCAGAAACCCGTTGTGTTTGACTGGCCAACAGCGCCGCCCACCCCGGAAACCGCGCGGCGAACCCCTCTATTTGGTCGATTTCGGCGGCACTCGCCATTTGGCTGGCCGCGGCCGAAAGCAGGCGGGCCAAAAGGGTGGCTTCTGTGCCCTCAGAAAGGGCCGACGCGTCAACCGCCAAGGCCCGTGCGATATCCATCAACAGTTTGCCGCCGATTCTGCGACGATTGTGTTCAATCAAATTAAGGTAGGACGGCGAAATGCCGACTTGCGTGGCCAAATCCCCCTGTTTTCGCCCCACGGCGACCCTTCGATCTCGAATTCTATGGCCTGTCAATTGCTGTGACGTCATGCTGACTCCCCCGAAAACCGCAATAAATGCAGTATTTTTCTGCACCTGCTTGTTAATAATTTTACACATTAATCTCCTTTTATGTCTATATCTTTACAAAAATATTCTTTGTTTAAAAGCTGTTGTTGCGAAATTTTCGAACCCAGACGAATACTGTTCATGTTCTGTAAAGGGCGAGTGGCATATGCGGAGGAGGCATATGTGACTTAATTCAATCGGGAGGATATGAATGTCCAATTTACTCACTCGTCGTGGTTTACTTAAAACCAGTGCCATCGCTGGCGCTGGTCTTGCTGTTCCCACGATTTTCACAGCGTCGTCCGCAGCGGCCTATACCAATGCCCCTGACGGCAGTGGCGTAACGCTTGGTTTTAACGTACCCCAAACTGGCGCTTATGCCGACGAGGGTGCTGACGAACTTCGCGCCTACCATCTCGCTGTTGAACACCTGAACGGTGGCGGCGACGGCGGCATGCTGAGTACCTTTAGCTCCAAGACTTTGGATGGCACAGGTATTCTGGGTAACAAAGTTAATTTCGTAACGGGAGATACACAAACCAAATCCGATGCGGCGCGCGCTTCTGCGAAATCGATGATCGAAAAAGACGGCGCAGTGATGATCACTGGCGGATCGTCTTCGGGCGTGGCTGTTGCAGTTCAAGGCCTATGTCAAGAAGCTGGCGTTATCTTTATGGCGGGCTTGACCCACTCGAATGATACGACTGGCAAAGACAAAAAGGCCAATGGCTTCCGTCACTTCTTCAACGCCTATATGTCGGCAGCGGCTCTAGCTCCGGTTCTTGCCAAGCTTTATGGCACAGATCGTAATGTCTACAGCCTTACTGCTGACTATACATGGGGTTGGACACAGCAAGAATCGATCCAAGCGGCGACTGAAGCGATGGGTTGGACCACGATCAATGACGTTCGCACACCACTTGCTGCGACCGACTTTAGCTCGTACATCGCCCCGGTTCTGAATTCCGGCGCCGATGTTCTGGTCCTGAACCACTACGGCGGAAACATGGTCAACTCGCTGACCAACGCTGTGCAGTTTGGCCTGCGTGACAAGATGGTCAACGGCAAGAATTTCGAGATTGTCGTGCCACTGTATTCCGAGCTTATGGCCAAAGGCGCAGGCGCCAATATTGCCGGTATCGTTGGTTCTCAGAACTGGGACTGGAAACTGGAGAACCAGATGGGTGCTCGCTATACTGGCACCAACGCGTTCGTTCAGTCCTTCGGCGCCAAATACGGATTCCCGCCGTCACAGGCAGCGCAGACCTGCTATGCACAGACCTTGCTCTATGCAGATGCGGCACAACGTGCGGGTACTTTCAACCCATGCGGTATCGTCGAAGCTCTCGAAGGCTTTGAGTTTGACGGTCTGGGCAACGGCCCAACACTCTACCGTGCTGCTGACCACCAGTGCTTCAAGGACGTTGTCGTTGTGCGCGGAAAAGAGAACCCAGAGAATGAGTTCGATTTGGTGGAAATCGTCGAGGTTACACCAACCGAGCAAGTTACCTATGCGCCGGATAACCCAATGTTTGCGGGGGGTGCTTTGGGTCAATGTAACCCAGGCGCTTAAGACTTGATTAACAATGGTTGGGCGCATGCGTTGCGCCCAACCCCCTTGGCCCTACAAACGTAGGCGCCCCAAATCATAAAAAAATCGGGTGGGGATAATGGACACGCTCCTTCTTCAAATTTTGAATGGGTTGGACAAAGGATCCGCTTATGCGCTGATCGCTTTGGGTCTAACTCTAATTTTCGGCACGTTGGGGGTGGTCAATTTTGCCCACGGTGCGCTGTTCATGCTTGGCTCATTTTGTGCCGTCACCTTTAGCAGACTCCTAAGTTTGTCATCCGTCAAGTTGGACGAGACAAAATTGGATTTTCTCGGCAATCCCACCGAAATTAAGACCCCTTATGTTGAAGCATGGTTCGGCCCCGAAACGGGTGCAGCCATCATCGACTGGGCGGTCCCACTTTCCCTCCTCCTTGCAATACCTTTCATGATCCTTGTCGGCTTCGTTATGGAGCGCGGGTTGATCAAACATTTCTACAAACGCCCCCACGCAGACCAAATCCTCGTGACCTTCGGGTTGGCGATTGTTCTTCAAGAAATCATTAAAGCTATCTTTGGCGCAAACCCCATTCCCACACCGGCCCCTGATATCTTTAAAGGTTCATTCGACTTTGGTTTGGCCCTCGGGATGGATGCGAATAAAATCATCTACCCCTACTGGCGCATGGTTTACTTCAGCTTTTCTCTCGTCGTGATTGGTGCAGTTTTTAGCTTCCTGCAGTTCACCACCTTCGGGATGGTTGTGCGCGCCGGAATGGCTGACCGCGAAACAGTCGGCCTCCTCGGCATCGACATCGACAAACGCTTTACGTTTATGTTCGGGATTGCGGCCGCCGTCGCGGGGGTTGCTGGTGCGATGTATACGCCAATCAACTCGCCCAACTACCATATGGGGATGGACTTCCTCGTGCTCAGCTTTGTTGTGGTGGTTGTTGGCGGTATGGGCAGTCTGCCCGGTGCCGTGCTTGCGGGCTTCATGCTTGGGATACTTGAGAGCTTTGCTTCCATGAATTGGATCAAAGACATCATCCCTGGAATTGACCAGATCATCATCTATCTGGTTGCAATTATCATTCTGCTCACCCGTCCTCGCGGACTTATGGGCCGCAAAGGTGTGATGGAGGAATAATCATGCTAGGTCTCAACAAAAAAGACACCAAATTTCTGCTGATCGTGATCGCTTTGACCATGCTGACGCCGTTTCTCACGCAACCTTTCGCCGAAAACTCGGGCCTTGCTCAGTTCAACGCGGGCTACCCTGATCTCATGCAACGCTTTGCGATCTATGGTATTTTTGCGATCGGGTTTAACATCCTCTTTGGTCTTACGGGATACCTCTCCTTTGGGCATGCGGCCTTTCTGGGCGTGGGCTCCTACTCCGCGGTCTGGATGATGAAACTCCTCACCGTAAACGTCATTCCCGGAATTATCTTGGCGATTGTTGTTTCGGGCCTCTTTGCTCTTGTGATCGGATATGTGTCTCTGCGCCGGTCTGGGATCTACTTCTCAATCCTCACCCTTGCCTTGGCACAGATGAGCTTCAATCTCGCCTATTCGGTGCTTACACCCATCACAAACGGGGAAACTGGTTTGCAATTGGCGCTCGACGACCCTCGAATCCTTATGGCGAAAAATACCTCGGGGTCGCTTCCAACGACCAATCTCTTTGGCCTTTCGATGAACAGTTCCGCCAAATGGGAAGTCCTTGGACACGTGTTCACCTTCAACGTTGGCTACTACTTCTGTGGCGTGATTGCAGTGATTGCCTTCTACATCAGCCTGCGCATCTTCCGCTCCCCTTTTGGGCTGATGCTGCGCGCGGTTAAAACCAACCAAACACGCATGAGCTATACTGGTTTGAATGCGCGTCCCTACACTTTGGCCGCTTTCGTGATCTCGGGTATGTACGCAGGTTTGGCGGGTGGTTTACTGGCCTCGATGGATCCCCTCGCGGGCGCCGAACGAATGCAATGGACCGCTTCTGGCGAGGTTGTCATCATGACCATTCTCGGCGGTGCAGGTACATTGATGGGCCCTGTCCTTGGGGCTGGCTTCATCAAGTATTTCGAGAACATCTTCTCAAAAATCAACGATACGGTTTTGCACGGTTGGTTTAATTTCCTACCTGATGGTCTGGAAAACCTCCTTGTGACGCTGATCCACCCCTTCGTTGGCAAAGGCTGGCACCTGACCCTTGGCGCGCTCTTTATGCTCGTCGTGATCTTCCTGCCAGGAGGCCTGATGGAAGGCGGACAACGCATCACGAAATGGATTAAAAACAAGCGCAGTGGCGGGGGGGATCCAAACTCTAACAAAACGCATGCCCCGAAACCCACTCCTCACGTGGCCGAATAAGAAAGGATACGAACATGGGTATTCTAGAAGTAAAAAACGTCGGCAAGCGGTTTGGGGGGCTCCAGGCACTCGGAGACGTCAACCTCAGCATTGCTGAAAACACCGTTCATGCAATTATCGGCCCAAACGGGGCCGGTAAATCCACCCTCCTCAACGTTTTGGTTGGCAAACTCATTCCCGATACGGGTTCAGTGATGTTCGACGGCCAATCTGTTTTGGGGCGTAAGCCGCATGAAATCAATCAGATGGGCATTTCCCGTGTGTTCCAAACACCCGAGATTTTTGCCGACCTCACGGTTTTGGAAAACGTTCTGATCCCCTGCTTTGCAAAACGTGACGGGTCCTACCGCTTGCACGCATTGGAAACCGTTGAAAACGAAGTGGACATCAACGAGCAAGCAGAAAAAATGTTGCTCGATGTGAATATGCAAGACAAACTGCACATGACAGCAAGCTCCCTCTCTCGCGGGGATAAGCGACGCCTTGAGATGGCCATGTGCTTGGTCCAAGAACCGCGCCTGTTGCTGTTAGACGAACCAACGGCTGGCATGGCGCGCGCCGATACCAATAATACCATCGACCTGCTCAAGGAAATCAAAGATAGCCGCGACATTACTATGGCCATCATTGAGCACGACATGCATGTGGTCTTCTCGCTCGCGGAACGCATCACCGTTCTCGCCCAAGGCACTCCATTGGTCGAAGACACCCCCGAAAACATCAAGGGTCACCCCAAGGTAAAAGAAGCTTACCTCGGCGAAACTCAGGAATAGGAGGCCCACATGGCTCTCGCGAAAAACGCAAACCACGCCGCCACGGCTCCGGCCTTTTTCTCCGTCTGGGATTTACATGCTTACTATGGCGAGAGCTACATCGTCCAAGGGGTGAGTTTTAACGTGCATGAAGGCGAAATCCTTGCCCTTCTCGGCCGCAATGGTGCGGGTAAAACCTCAACCTTACGGGCTCTGGCACGTCTCGATGATCCGATGCTTACCCATGGTGAAATCTGGCTCGACCATCAAAATTTGCATAAAATGAAGGCGCATGAAGCGTCGCGTGCAGGCTTGGCCCTAGTTCCCGAGGATCGCCGTATTATTCAAGGTCTTACGGTTGAAGAGAATCTGCAACTTGCGCAGATTGCCGAGCCTATTGGTTGGTCGCTTGAGCGCCTCTATGAGTTGTTCCCGCGCCTCGGCGAACGTCGCAAGCAGGAAGGCGTCACGCTTTCGGGCGGTGAGCAACAAATGCTCGCCATCGCCCGCGCCCTTGCCCGCGATATCAAGGTTTTGTTGCTAGATGAGCCCTATGAAGGACTTGCGCCTGTCATCGTTGACGAGATTGAGAAAACCCTCAACATCATCAAAGCGCAAGGCATCACCACCGTGATCGTTGAACAAAATGCCATTCGTGCGCTAAAACTTGCAGATCGTGCGGTCATTTTAGATACGGGAACAGTCGTTTTTGACGGCCTTGCCGACGAGGTCCTAAACAACGAGAAATTGCGCGCGGAATACCTCGCTATCTAAAGCGTGGCGCAGTTTCAAACGACCCCGCAGAAAAATGTGGGCCCCCCTCGCGCTTTGCGCAAAAAGTGGTAAACATCGACCAAGGAATTTGTGCCCAGTCTCTTCACACTGCGCACATCGGGAGGAGAGACTTCAAATGAGTGATAAAACATACGCACCCAGCGCCGCATTTTCTGTAGCGGCCCACGCAGACAAAGCCACTTACGAAAAAATGTATGCCGAGTCGATCGCGGACCCCGATGCGTTTTGGGGCGAGCACGGCAAGCGGATTGACTGGATCAAGCCCTATACCGAAGTTTCCAACACGAATTTTGAACTCGGAAGTGTGAACATCAATTGGTACGCCGACGGCACGCTGAATGTGGCCGCCAATTGTATCGACCGCCACCTTGCAACACGCGGCGACCAAACGGCGATTATTTTTGAACCCGACAGTCCCGATGCACCCGCGCAACACATCACCTACAAGCAGCTGCACGAAAACGTCTGTCGCCTCGCGAATGTGTTTAAATCTCAAGGCGTAACCAAGGGCGATCGCGTTGTCCTTTATATGCCTATGATCCCAGAGGCCGCCTACGCGATGTTGGCCTGCGCACGTATCGGCGCGGTACACTCGATTGTTTTTGCTGGATTTTCACCGGATGCGCTTGCCAATCGCATTAACGGCAGCGCGGCGAAGCTCGTCATAACAGCCGACGAGGCCCCGCGCGGCGGACGCAATACAGCCCTTAAATCAAATGCAGATGCGGCACTTTTGCACTGTAACGACAAAGTAAAATGCTTGGTGGTAAAACACACGGGCGGCCAAACCACTTGGACGGAAGGCCGCGACATCGACGTTAAAGCGGAAATGGCTACCGCGAGCGCCGACTGCGCCCCCGAAGAAATGAATGCCGAAGATCCGCTGTTTGTGCTCTACACGTCCGGCTCCACTGGCCAACCCAAGGGCGTTGTCCACTCCTCCGGTGGATACCTCGTCTACGCCGCGATGACACACCAATACACTTTCGATTACCATGACGGCGACGTTTTTTGGTGCACCGCGGATGTCGGTTGGGTGACAGGGCACAGCTACATCATCTACGGTCCCCTCGCGAACGGCGCGACAACCGTAATGTTTGAGGGTGTACCGACTTACCCTGACGCTGGACGCTTCTGGGCTATCTGTGAAAAGCACAAGGTTAACCAATTCTATACCGCTCCAACCGCCATTCGTGCGCTCATGGCACACGGGAATGCGCCCGTCGAAAAATATGACCTTTCCAGCCTCAAACTCCTTGGAACAGTGGGCGAACCCATCAATCCGGAAGCTTGGAATTGGTACAACGACGTGGTCGGAAAGGGCAAATGCCCCATCGTTGACACATGGTGGCAAACCGAAACCGGCGGTCACCTTCTGACCCCCCTCCCCGGTGCAACTGCTACGAAACCTGGCTCCGCCACCCTGCCTTTCTTTGGCATCGCCCCTGTCGTACTTGACGCGACCTCGGGCGAAGAAATCCATGAGACCGAGGCCGAAGGGGTTTTGTGCTTCAAAACCAGCTGGCCCGGTCAAATGCGCACAGTTTTCGGCGACCACGAGCGGTTCGAGAAGACATATTTTTCCGATTACAAAGGGTATTATTTTGCGGGCGATGGCTGTCGCCGCGATGCGGACGGATATTACTGGATCACTGGTCGCGTTGATGATGTGATCAATGTTTCGGGCCACCGCATGGGTACTGCCGAAGTCGAAAGCGCACTGGTGGCCCATGCCCATGTCGCCGAAGCGGCGGTTGTTGGCTTCCCGCACCCCATTAAAGGCCAAGGCATTTACGCCTATGTCACCTTGATGAACGGTATTGAGCCAACGGATGAACTCCGCAAAGATCTTGAAAAATGGGTCCGTACGGAAATTGGCCCGATTGCCAAACCCGATATCATCCAATGGGCCCCGGGATTGCCAAAAACGCGTTCTGGAAAAATCATGCGCCGTATTTTGCGCAAAATCGCCGAAGATGACTATGGCTCCTTGGGCGATACGTCGACGCTGGCGGACCCAGGTGTCGTAGATGAACTTATCTCGACCCGTATCGAGCTAAAGTAATTCAGCTAAAATCGTGAGAGTTAAGGCCACTCCTTGTCGGGGTGGCCTTTTTTGTTGTGCTTCGGAAGTATCAAAGACTGGCAAGCTCGCAACAAAAAAGGGCGCCCCCAAAGGAGACGCCCTCAAAGTAAAAACAGTCGCCTATTTCAATGCAGCGTCTGTGATGGCCAATGTATAGGCACCTTCAGGCGTTTTGGAAATGACAGGATCAGAGCCACCACCCAAGAGAGTCGCAACCGTACGATCATAGTCGGCGATGTCGAGTGCGCCGTTTGATCCTGAAGTAAGCTTAGAAATTTCGCGCATCATGCGCTCTTGGTGCTTCTCTGTTTGCGCACCAGTTTCGTCATTGTCCAAAACAATTGCCGCAGCTTCGTCTGGGTTTTCTTCTGCCCATTTCCAGCCCTTCATTGAAGCGCGCACAAAGCGTTCAAGCTTGTCGACTTCCGCAGGATCAGCAAGCTTGTCCTCTAGAACGTAAAGACCATCTTCGAGTGTCGAAACGCCTTCGTCCTCATATTTGAACGTCACCAAATCATCAGGAGTAAGACCCGCGTCAATCACCTGCCAATACTCATTATAGGTCATTGTCGACACGCAAGCAGCCTGCCCTTGCAACAATGGATCAACGTTAAACCCTTGTTTTAGAACAGTTACACCGTCCCCCCCTCGGTGGTATAGCCCAGAGTGCTCATCCAACTGAGGAAAGGGTATTCATTGCCACCGAACCACACGCCGAGTGTTTTTCCACCAAAGTCCGTGGGAGCAACAATGCCGCTTTCCTTAAGGCATGTCAGCATCATGCCGGAGCTTTTGAACGGTTGCGCGATATTCACGAGCGGCAGGCCCGCTTCGCGCGCGGCCAACGCGGACGGCAACCAGTCCACAACAACGTCGGCACCGCCGCCCGCGATAACCTGTGCAGGCGCCACATCTGGACCGCCGGGTTTGATTGTGACATTCAGATCTTCGTCTTCGTAAAATCCTTGATCGAGCGCGACATAATAGCCCGCGAATTGCGCCTGCGTTACCCATTTAAGTTGCAAGGTAAGATCATCAGCCGCATGTGCAGCCCCCGAAGCAAAGCCCAAAGCTAGAGCGCTTGTAAGTAGTTTTTTCATTGGTAGTCTCCCATGTTGATTAGTTTTTTAATTATCACCG
This Falsihalocynthiibacter arcticus DNA region includes the following protein-coding sequences:
- a CDS encoding helix-turn-helix domain-containing protein; its protein translation is MTSQQLTGHRIRDRRVAVGRKQGDLATQVGISPSYLNLIEHNRRRIGGKLLMDIARALAVDASALSEGTEATLLARLLSAAASQMASAAEIDQIEGFAARFPGWAALLASQTQRVSALERQVEALTDRLAHDPILSGALHEVLSTVTAIRSTAAILADPQDMEQAWRTRFQRNLYEDSVRLAESSQALVTYLDRDEAASSQAGTPIDVLEAYLREHSFHLPALEVGDADILNLVIAAGIEGDAAQEAARQYFTRYVQDAAAMPLGAFQQEAIRVQYDPAKLACAFSTSIPAAMRRLVTLPVETENAAIGLAICDGTGALVLRHAIGGFPLPRFGGAHPEWPLYQALSCPNLPVRRHVQQGQGSSARQFLVYAICQSVAPLSFDVPPQLEATMLILPAALVPDIIGTTPDLFLSNAPVTRI
- a CDS encoding substrate-binding protein, which produces MSNLLTRRGLLKTSAIAGAGLAVPTIFTASSAAAYTNAPDGSGVTLGFNVPQTGAYADEGADELRAYHLAVEHLNGGGDGGMLSTFSSKTLDGTGILGNKVNFVTGDTQTKSDAARASAKSMIEKDGAVMITGGSSSGVAVAVQGLCQEAGVIFMAGLTHSNDTTGKDKKANGFRHFFNAYMSAAALAPVLAKLYGTDRNVYSLTADYTWGWTQQESIQAATEAMGWTTINDVRTPLAATDFSSYIAPVLNSGADVLVLNHYGGNMVNSLTNAVQFGLRDKMVNGKNFEIVVPLYSELMAKGAGANIAGIVGSQNWDWKLENQMGARYTGTNAFVQSFGAKYGFPPSQAAQTCYAQTLLYADAAQRAGTFNPCGIVEALEGFEFDGLGNGPTLYRAADHQCFKDVVVVRGKENPENEFDLVEIVEVTPTEQVTYAPDNPMFAGGALGQCNPGA
- a CDS encoding branched-chain amino acid ABC transporter permease; this translates as MDTLLLQILNGLDKGSAYALIALGLTLIFGTLGVVNFAHGALFMLGSFCAVTFSRLLSLSSVKLDETKLDFLGNPTEIKTPYVEAWFGPETGAAIIDWAVPLSLLLAIPFMILVGFVMERGLIKHFYKRPHADQILVTFGLAIVLQEIIKAIFGANPIPTPAPDIFKGSFDFGLALGMDANKIIYPYWRMVYFSFSLVVIGAVFSFLQFTTFGMVVRAGMADRETVGLLGIDIDKRFTFMFGIAAAVAGVAGAMYTPINSPNYHMGMDFLVLSFVVVVVGGMGSLPGAVLAGFMLGILESFASMNWIKDIIPGIDQIIIYLVAIIILLTRPRGLMGRKGVMEE
- a CDS encoding branched-chain amino acid ABC transporter permease, with product MLGLNKKDTKFLLIVIALTMLTPFLTQPFAENSGLAQFNAGYPDLMQRFAIYGIFAIGFNILFGLTGYLSFGHAAFLGVGSYSAVWMMKLLTVNVIPGIILAIVVSGLFALVIGYVSLRRSGIYFSILTLALAQMSFNLAYSVLTPITNGETGLQLALDDPRILMAKNTSGSLPTTNLFGLSMNSSAKWEVLGHVFTFNVGYYFCGVIAVIAFYISLRIFRSPFGLMLRAVKTNQTRMSYTGLNARPYTLAAFVISGMYAGLAGGLLASMDPLAGAERMQWTASGEVVIMTILGGAGTLMGPVLGAGFIKYFENIFSKINDTVLHGWFNFLPDGLENLLVTLIHPFVGKGWHLTLGALFMLVVIFLPGGLMEGGQRITKWIKNKRSGGGDPNSNKTHAPKPTPHVAE
- a CDS encoding ABC transporter ATP-binding protein; this translates as MGILEVKNVGKRFGGLQALGDVNLSIAENTVHAIIGPNGAGKSTLLNVLVGKLIPDTGSVMFDGQSVLGRKPHEINQMGISRVFQTPEIFADLTVLENVLIPCFAKRDGSYRLHALETVENEVDINEQAEKMLLDVNMQDKLHMTASSLSRGDKRRLEMAMCLVQEPRLLLLDEPTAGMARADTNNTIDLLKEIKDSRDITMAIIEHDMHVVFSLAERITVLAQGTPLVEDTPENIKGHPKVKEAYLGETQE
- a CDS encoding ABC transporter ATP-binding protein, whose protein sequence is MALAKNANHAATAPAFFSVWDLHAYYGESYIVQGVSFNVHEGEILALLGRNGAGKTSTLRALARLDDPMLTHGEIWLDHQNLHKMKAHEASRAGLALVPEDRRIIQGLTVEENLQLAQIAEPIGWSLERLYELFPRLGERRKQEGVTLSGGEQQMLAIARALARDIKVLLLDEPYEGLAPVIVDEIEKTLNIIKAQGITTVIVEQNAIRALKLADRAVILDTGTVVFDGLADEVLNNEKLRAEYLAI
- the acs gene encoding acetate--CoA ligase — protein: MSDKTYAPSAAFSVAAHADKATYEKMYAESIADPDAFWGEHGKRIDWIKPYTEVSNTNFELGSVNINWYADGTLNVAANCIDRHLATRGDQTAIIFEPDSPDAPAQHITYKQLHENVCRLANVFKSQGVTKGDRVVLYMPMIPEAAYAMLACARIGAVHSIVFAGFSPDALANRINGSAAKLVITADEAPRGGRNTALKSNADAALLHCNDKVKCLVVKHTGGQTTWTEGRDIDVKAEMATASADCAPEEMNAEDPLFVLYTSGSTGQPKGVVHSSGGYLVYAAMTHQYTFDYHDGDVFWCTADVGWVTGHSYIIYGPLANGATTVMFEGVPTYPDAGRFWAICEKHKVNQFYTAPTAIRALMAHGNAPVEKYDLSSLKLLGTVGEPINPEAWNWYNDVVGKGKCPIVDTWWQTETGGHLLTPLPGATATKPGSATLPFFGIAPVVLDATSGEEIHETEAEGVLCFKTSWPGQMRTVFGDHERFEKTYFSDYKGYYFAGDGCRRDADGYYWITGRVDDVINVSGHRMGTAEVESALVAHAHVAEAAVVGFPHPIKGQGIYAYVTLMNGIEPTDELRKDLEKWVRTEIGPIAKPDIIQWAPGLPKTRSGKIMRRILRKIAEDDYGSLGDTSTLADPGVVDELISTRIELK